In Eptesicus fuscus isolate TK198812 chromosome 23, DD_ASM_mEF_20220401, whole genome shotgun sequence, one genomic interval encodes:
- the SEPTIN5 gene encoding septin-5 isoform X2, producing the protein MDSLAAPQDRLVEQLLSPRTQAQRRLKDIDKQYVGFATLPNQVHRKSVKKGFDFTLMVAGESGLGKSTLVHSLFLTDLYKDRKLLSAEERISQTVEILKHTVDIEEKGVKLKLTIVDTPGFGDAVNNSECWKPITDYVDQQFEQYFRDESGLNRKNIQDNRVHCCLYFISPFGHGLRPVDVGFMKALHEKVNIVPLIAKADCLVPCEIRKLKERIREEIDKFGIHVYQFPECDSDEDEDFKQQDRELKESAPFAVIGSNTVVEAKGQRVRGRLYPWGIVEVENQAHCDFVKLRNMLIRTHMHDLKDVTCDVHYENYRAHCIQQMTSKLTQDSRMESPIPILPLPTPDAETEKLIRMKDEELRRMQEMLQKMKQQMQDQ; encoded by the exons ATGGATTCCCTGGCAGCACCCCAGGACCGCCTGGTGGAGCAGCTGCTGTCGCCGCGGACCCAGGCGCAGAGGCGGCTCAAG GATATTGACAAGCAGTACGTGGGCTTTGCCACGCTGCCGAACCAGGTGCACCGGAAGTCGGTGAAGAAGGGCTTCGATTTCACGCTCATGGTGGCTG GTGAGTCGGGCCTGGGGAAGTCCACACTGGTCCACAGCCTCTTCCTGACCGACCTGTACAAGGACCGGAAGCTTCTCAGTGCTGAGG AGCGCATCAGCCAGACGGTGGAGATCCTGAAGCATACGGTGGACATTGAGGAGAAGGGCGTCAAGCTAAAGCTCACCATTGTGGACACGCCGGGCTTCGGGGATGCTGTCAACAACTCTGAGTG CTGGAAGCCCATTACCGACTACGTGGACCAGCAGTTTGAGCAGTATTTCCGTGACGAGAGCGGCCTCAACCGCAAGAACATCCAAGACAACCGGGTGCATTGCTGCCTGTACTTCATCTCTCCGTTTGGGCACGG GCTGCGGCCGGTGGACGTGGGTTTCATGAAGGCTCTGCATGAGAAGGTGAACATCGTGCCCCTCATTGCCAAAGCCGACTGTCTGGTCCCCTGTGAGATCCGGAAGCTGAAGGAGCGG ATCCGGGAAGAGATTGACAAGTTCGGGATCCATGTGTATCAGTTCCCTGAGTGTGACTCAGACGAGGACGAGGACTTCAAGCAGCAGGATCGGGAACTGAAA GAGAGTGCGCCCTTTGCGGTAATCGGCAGCAACACGGTGGTGGAGGCCAAGGGGCAGCGAGTCCGGGGGCGACTGTACCCCTGGGGGATCGTGGAGG TGGAGAACCAGGCGCACTGCGACTTCGTGAAGCTGAGAAACATGCTCATCCGCACACACATGCATGACCTCAAGGACGTGACGTGTGATGTGCACTATGAGAACTACCGCGCACACTGCATCCAGCAGATGACCAG CAAATTAACCCAGGACAGCCGCATGGAGAGCCCCATCCCCATCCTGCCACTGCCCACCCCCGACGCTGAGACGGAGAAGCTTATCAGGATGAAGGATGAGGAG CTGAGGCGCATGCAGGAGATGCTGCAGAAGATGAAGCAGCAAATGCAGGACCAgtga
- the SEPTIN5 gene encoding septin-5 isoform X1, whose protein sequence is MSTGLRYKSKLATPAEDKQDIDKQYVGFATLPNQVHRKSVKKGFDFTLMVAGESGLGKSTLVHSLFLTDLYKDRKLLSAEERISQTVEILKHTVDIEEKGVKLKLTIVDTPGFGDAVNNSECWKPITDYVDQQFEQYFRDESGLNRKNIQDNRVHCCLYFISPFGHGLRPVDVGFMKALHEKVNIVPLIAKADCLVPCEIRKLKERIREEIDKFGIHVYQFPECDSDEDEDFKQQDRELKESAPFAVIGSNTVVEAKGQRVRGRLYPWGIVEVENQAHCDFVKLRNMLIRTHMHDLKDVTCDVHYENYRAHCIQQMTSKLTQDSRMESPIPILPLPTPDAETEKLIRMKDEELRRMQEMLQKMKQQMQDQ, encoded by the exons GATATTGACAAGCAGTACGTGGGCTTTGCCACGCTGCCGAACCAGGTGCACCGGAAGTCGGTGAAGAAGGGCTTCGATTTCACGCTCATGGTGGCTG GTGAGTCGGGCCTGGGGAAGTCCACACTGGTCCACAGCCTCTTCCTGACCGACCTGTACAAGGACCGGAAGCTTCTCAGTGCTGAGG AGCGCATCAGCCAGACGGTGGAGATCCTGAAGCATACGGTGGACATTGAGGAGAAGGGCGTCAAGCTAAAGCTCACCATTGTGGACACGCCGGGCTTCGGGGATGCTGTCAACAACTCTGAGTG CTGGAAGCCCATTACCGACTACGTGGACCAGCAGTTTGAGCAGTATTTCCGTGACGAGAGCGGCCTCAACCGCAAGAACATCCAAGACAACCGGGTGCATTGCTGCCTGTACTTCATCTCTCCGTTTGGGCACGG GCTGCGGCCGGTGGACGTGGGTTTCATGAAGGCTCTGCATGAGAAGGTGAACATCGTGCCCCTCATTGCCAAAGCCGACTGTCTGGTCCCCTGTGAGATCCGGAAGCTGAAGGAGCGG ATCCGGGAAGAGATTGACAAGTTCGGGATCCATGTGTATCAGTTCCCTGAGTGTGACTCAGACGAGGACGAGGACTTCAAGCAGCAGGATCGGGAACTGAAA GAGAGTGCGCCCTTTGCGGTAATCGGCAGCAACACGGTGGTGGAGGCCAAGGGGCAGCGAGTCCGGGGGCGACTGTACCCCTGGGGGATCGTGGAGG TGGAGAACCAGGCGCACTGCGACTTCGTGAAGCTGAGAAACATGCTCATCCGCACACACATGCATGACCTCAAGGACGTGACGTGTGATGTGCACTATGAGAACTACCGCGCACACTGCATCCAGCAGATGACCAG CAAATTAACCCAGGACAGCCGCATGGAGAGCCCCATCCCCATCCTGCCACTGCCCACCCCCGACGCTGAGACGGAGAAGCTTATCAGGATGAAGGATGAGGAG CTGAGGCGCATGCAGGAGATGCTGCAGAAGATGAAGCAGCAAATGCAGGACCAgtga
- the GP1BB gene encoding platelet glycoprotein Ib beta chain translates to MPSCPGDGRTMLVNVAAGVRVLLSPLGRVGAEVLEALGPAIGLYQRPAAPAEAAVGLFLARAAVLWSVYQERRGLGGTWRPYLLVLGQTPPLQSKPGRQPLAMGSGPHGALSLLLLLLALLSRPAVGCPAPCRCAGTRVDCGRRGLTWASLPADFPPDTTELVLTGNNLTALPLGLLDRLPVLRAAHLSANPWRCDCRLVPLRAWLAGRPERALYRDLRCAAPPALRGRLLPYLTEEELRAACSTGALCWGALAAQLVLLGLGLLHALLLALLLRRLRRLRARAIHRLSLTAPLVAEPAGDSES, encoded by the exons ATGCCCTCCTGTCCTGGTGACGGGAGAACAATGTTGGTGAACGTCGCTGCGGGTGTCCGAGTGCTCCTTTCGCCCCTGGGCCGCGTGGGGGCGGAAGTTCTGGAGGCGCTGGGCCCGGCGATAGGGCTCTATCAGCGGCCCGCAGCGCCTGCGGAGGCAGCCGTGGGGTTATTTCTGGCCCGGGCAGCTGTGCTGTGGTCGGTGTACCAGGAGcgccggggcctgggagggacgtgGCGGCCTTATCTCCTGGTTCTCGGGCAAACGCCTCCACTCCAGAGCAAGCCGGGCCGCCAACCTCTCGCCATGGGCTCTG GGCCGCACGGGGCGCTGAGCCTACTGCTCCTGCTGCTCGCGCTGCTGAGCCGCCCGGCCGTGGGCTGCCCCGCGCCCTGTCGCTGCGCCGGGACGCGCGTGGACTGCGGGCGCCGCGGGCTGACGTGGGCCTCGCTGCCGGCCGACTTCCCACCGGACACAACCGAGCTGGTGCTGACGGGCAACAACTTGACGGCGCTGCCGCTGGGGCTGCTGGACAGGCTGCCCGTGCTGCGCGCGGCGCACCTGAGCGCCAACCCCTGGCGCTGCGACTGCCGCCTGGTGCCGCTGCGCGCCTGGCTGGCCGGCCGCCCCGAGCGCGCGCTCTACCGCGACCTGCGCTGCGCCGCGCCCCCGGCGCTGCGGGGCCGCCTGCTGCCCTACCTGACCGAGGAGGAGCTGCGCGCCGCCTGCTCGACCGGTGCGCTCTGCTGGGGGGCGCTGGCGGCCCAGCTGGTGCTGCTCGGCCTCGGGCTGCTGCACGCGCTGCTGCTGGCGCTGCTGCTGCGCCGCTTGCGAAGGCTGCGCGCCCGCGCCATCCACCGCCTGTCGCTGACCGCCCCGCTAGTGGCGGAGCCGGCCGGTGACAGCGAGTCCTAG